In a single window of the Natronosalvus caseinilyticus genome:
- a CDS encoding DUF7287 family protein, producing the protein MTRRRPRTVSVSISRDSRGQTTQDFAVGIGVFLLAVAFVFSFVPSLITPFSASTAPESAQADRIAGEIVTEYSSGEPNDLDLAALEDDDPDELEKLGLRDTGSVRIDRINVTVVNATRDPQFGVGDEYRGQSAGSATRIVTVSNTSAMPGGVDCDPACRLVVRVW; encoded by the coding sequence ATGACGCGTCGACGCCCCCGTACCGTCTCGGTTTCGATCTCACGCGACTCGAGAGGCCAGACCACCCAGGACTTCGCGGTCGGGATCGGGGTGTTCCTGCTCGCGGTCGCGTTCGTGTTCTCGTTCGTCCCGTCGCTGATCACGCCGTTTTCGGCGTCGACGGCGCCGGAGTCGGCTCAGGCCGACCGGATCGCCGGCGAGATTGTCACAGAGTACTCGAGTGGAGAGCCGAACGACCTCGATCTGGCGGCGCTCGAGGACGATGATCCCGACGAGTTGGAGAAACTGGGACTGCGAGACACCGGGTCGGTTCGGATCGACCGGATCAACGTGACGGTCGTGAACGCCACTCGAGATCCCCAGTTTGGCGTTGGAGACGAGTACCGGGGCCAGTCTGCCGGCAGCGCGACGCGAATCGTGACGGTTTCGAATACGTCGGCGATGCCCGGCGGCGTCGACTGCGACCCCGCCTGTCGACTCGTCGTGAGGGTGTGGTAA
- a CDS encoding DUF7288 family protein: MRRNTPNSRTTDRGQAYTLEGFIAAFILLIAVLFAVQSVVITPSSGGAVDRTAQAQQQQQVQDALIVAQRENDLSQTVRYVDLDSSDEFEEFHNHSSSVQGVYSTAAFENVSTLGAILNQHLDAGQSYNVELHYENESGEAASPIKLVNQGPPSSTAVTASYTVVLHDDQNLTSPDHDDRTLGKIQGTEGYIPDIDDDSGLYNVVEVRVVVW; the protein is encoded by the coding sequence ATGAGACGGAATACACCGAATTCGAGAACGACCGATCGTGGCCAGGCGTACACGCTCGAAGGGTTCATCGCGGCGTTCATCCTGTTGATCGCCGTCCTCTTCGCAGTGCAGTCGGTGGTCATCACCCCGTCTTCGGGCGGTGCGGTCGACCGGACGGCACAGGCCCAGCAACAACAACAGGTCCAGGACGCGCTGATCGTCGCCCAGCGGGAGAACGACCTCTCGCAAACCGTTCGGTACGTCGACCTGGACTCGAGCGACGAGTTCGAGGAGTTCCACAACCACTCGAGCAGCGTCCAGGGGGTTTACTCGACAGCGGCGTTCGAGAACGTATCGACGCTGGGTGCGATTTTGAATCAACACCTCGACGCCGGACAGAGTTACAACGTGGAGTTACACTACGAAAACGAGTCCGGAGAGGCAGCGTCGCCGATCAAACTCGTCAACCAGGGACCGCCCTCGAGTACGGCTGTGACGGCGAGTTATACGGTCGTCTTGCACGACGATCAGAATCTGACCTCGCCCGATCACGACGATCGAACCCTCGGGAAAATCCAGGGTACGGAGGGATACATCCCCGATATCGACGACGATAGCGGCCTCTACAACGTCGTAGAGGTACGGGTGGTCGTATGGTGA
- a CDS encoding DUF7261 family protein, with protein MAQETRDRERGQLVLISAVTIAFILLGVVVVFNGVLYTQTLSSSASGQTVSDAERTAAEVTQGVLTVAEQRDQVAVNSSNSGPLLDDVEAFLDQYQNRTATNRPAIISSNTSTVDGTYATANLSAERNVSGADIYGVAVTLESGDLNGSDLTVELDRSADVTISEDGGGMLKIQRNGTSCAIETGGEPTTIDFVTGTIHGAERTTCSASKLPVTTDADLAVTPSPGADGIQLEVFMDGSASDDWETDEDAVVAIKIGLEYTTNDLTQSRTLEVPLPLGVSDS; from the coding sequence ATGGCTCAGGAGACGAGAGACCGCGAACGCGGTCAACTCGTCCTCATCTCCGCGGTTACCATCGCGTTCATCCTCCTCGGCGTCGTCGTCGTGTTCAACGGCGTCCTCTACACGCAGACGCTCTCCTCGAGCGCGTCGGGGCAGACCGTCTCGGACGCCGAACGGACGGCGGCGGAGGTGACCCAGGGTGTGCTGACGGTCGCCGAACAGCGAGACCAGGTGGCCGTCAACTCGAGTAACAGCGGCCCGCTCCTCGACGACGTCGAGGCGTTCCTGGACCAGTATCAGAACCGGACGGCGACAAATCGACCGGCGATCATCTCGAGTAATACGTCGACAGTAGATGGAACGTACGCGACCGCGAATCTCTCTGCCGAGCGAAACGTGTCGGGCGCCGATATCTACGGGGTAGCGGTTACGCTGGAGAGCGGGGATCTCAACGGCAGTGACCTCACCGTCGAACTGGACCGGAGCGCGGACGTCACGATATCGGAGGATGGCGGTGGCATGCTCAAGATCCAGCGAAACGGAACTAGCTGTGCAATAGAAACCGGCGGAGAACCGACGACGATCGACTTCGTCACGGGAACGATCCACGGCGCCGAACGGACGACGTGTTCGGCGAGCAAGCTCCCGGTAACGACGGACGCCGATCTTGCCGTTACGCCCAGTCCGGGCGCGGACGGCATTCAGCTCGAGGTGTTCATGGACGGGTCGGCGTCCGACGACTGGGAAACCGATGAAGACGCCGTCGTCGCAATCAAAATTGGTCTCGAGTACACCACGAACGACCTCACGCAGTCTCGAACGCTCGAGGTGCCGCTACCGCTGGGGGTGTCCGATTCGTGA